A DNA window from Arachis duranensis cultivar V14167 chromosome 3, aradu.V14167.gnm2.J7QH, whole genome shotgun sequence contains the following coding sequences:
- the LOC107478475 gene encoding protein FAR1-RELATED SEQUENCE 5-like produces the protein MERSNLEGKPNSTVINASEGNDELNENGVVNQEGSLVDEITDVMVTRNDELDLRHELPDHSGLSEEKISAIGMRFDSLHLAQEFYAIYAKKLGFVTKVRNMNFDKMWKDTKIPINQSLHCTREGYRESRVKAATRSNRITATRCKARMYVMMDREKECWVVSRVELRHSHPCSTEKAVHYREYRELTMHAKCVITDNDEAGIRPNKMYLALANKVGGSSNLSFSEKDVRNYITSNLRCSDDNADFNGMMNYFVRMKEINPNFFYAIDVDDANKFKSALWVDARCRASYEYYGDVVSFDTTYRRNRHGLPFASFVGVNHHGKSTLLGCALLGN, from the exons ATGGAACGCTCAAATCTGGAAGGGAAACCGAATAGCACAGTGATCAATGCTAGTGAAGGCAATGATGAATTGAATGAGAATGGCGTTGTTAATCAAGAGGGTTCCTTG GTCGATGAAATCACCGACGTCATGGTGACGAGAAATGATGAGTTGGATTTAAGACACGAG TTGCCAGATCATAGTGGGCTCAGTGAAGAGAAAATCTCAGCCATAGGAATGAGATTTGATTCGCTGCATTTGGCACAAGAGTTTTATGCAATTTATGCAAAGAAATTGGGGTTTGTAACTAAAGTTAGGAATATGAACTTCGACAAGATGTGGAAGGACACAAAGATACCCATTAATCAATCTCTTCACTGCACTCGAGAGGGTTATCGAGAATCTCGTGTTAAGGCAGCAACTAGGTCAAACAGAATAACAGCCACGAGATGCAAAGCAAGAATGTATGTCATGATGGACAGGGAGAAGGAATGTTGGGTTGTGTCCAGGGTAGAATTGAGGCATTCTCACCCCTGTTCGACTGAGAAAGCTGTCCACTATCGTGAGTACCGGGAGTTGACCATGCATGCCAAGTGCGTCATTACAGATAACGATGAAGCTGGCATAAGACCCAACAAGATGTATCTAGCACTGGCAAACAAAGTTGGTGGGTCTTCAAACCTGAGTTTCTCAGAAAAAGATGTCAGAAATTACATTACAAGCAATCTCCGATGCTCCGATGACAATGCGGACTTTAATGGGATGATGAATTATTTCGTTCGAATGAAGGAAATCAATCCCAACTTCTTTTATGCCATAGATGTTGACGATGCTAATAAATTTAAGAGCGCACTTTGGGTAGATGCAAGGTGCAGGGCTTCGTATGAATATTACGGAGATGTGGTGTCGTTTGACACCACGTACAGAAGAAACAG GCATGGTCTACCGTTTGCATCCTTTGTCGGTGTAAACCACCATGGAAAGTCTACTCTTCTTGGCTGTGCTTTACTTGGCAATTAG